From Pagrus major chromosome 6, Pma_NU_1.0, one genomic window encodes:
- the wnt4 gene encoding protein Wnt-4a, with product MTEEYVLRCVLMLCCALLSANASNWLYLAKLSSVGSIRDEETCERLRGLIQRQVQICKRSVEVMDAVRRGAQLAIDECQFQFRNRRWNCSTLETMPVFGKVVTQGTREAAFVYAISAASVAFAVTRACSSGELEKCGCDHNVHGVSPEGFQWSGCSDNIAYGVAFSQSFVDVRERSKGQSSSRALMNLHNNEAGRKAILSHMRVECKCHGVSGSCEVKTCWKAMPPFRKVGNVIKEKFDGATEVEQRKVGTTKVLVPRNSQFKPHTDEDLVYLDPSPDFCDYDPRTPGMLGTVGRQCNRTSKAIDGCELMCCGRGFQTQEVEVVDRCSCKFHWCCYVKCKQCRKMVEMHTCR from the exons GTATCTGGCCAAGCTGTCGTCAGTGGGAAGCATCAGAGATGAGGAGACATGTGAGAGGTTACGAGGCCTCATCCAGCGACAG GTTCAGATCTGTAAGCGCAGTGTGGAGGTGATGGATGCGGTGCGTCGGGGAGCCCAGCTGGCTATAGATGAGTGTCAGTTCCAGTTTCGCAACCGTCGATGGAACTGCTCCACTCTGGAGACCATGCCTGTGTTTGGCAAGGTGGTTACCCAGG GCACCCGTGAGGCAGCCTTTGTGTATGCCATCTCAGCAGCCAGTGTGGCGTTTGCGGTCACAAGAGCCTGCAGCAGCGGAGAGCTGGAAAAATGTGGCTGTGACCACAATGTACATGGAGTCAGCCCAGAAG GGTTCCAGTGGTCGGGCTGCAGTGATAACATTGCTTATGGAGTAGCATTTTCTCAGTCCTTTGTGGATGTGAGGGAGCGGAGTAAAGGCCAGTCCTCCAGTCGGGCTCTCATGAACCTGCACAACAACGAGGCTGGGAGGAAG GCCATCCTGTCACACATGCGTGTGGAGTGCAAATGTCATGGTGTGTCAGGCTCCTGTGAGGTAAAGACCTGCTGGAAAGCCATGCCGCCATTCCGCAAGGTGGGCAACGTCATCAAGGAGAAGTTTGACGGCGCCACTGAGGTGGAGCAGCGCAAGGTGGGAACCACCAAAGTCCTGGTGCCTCGGAACTCCCAGTTCAAACCTCACACGGATGAAGATCTTGTCTACCTGGACCCCAGTCCAGATTTCTGCGACTATGACCCACGCACGCCGGGTATGCTGGGCACAGTGGGCCGCCAGTGTAACAGAACCTCAAAGGCCATCGACGGCTGCGAGCTAATGTGCTGTGGCCGCGGCTTCCAGacacaggaggtggaggtggtggacaGGTGCAGCTGTAAGTTCCACTGGTGCTGTTATGTCAAATGCAAACAGTGCCGCAAAATGGTAGAGATGCACACTTGCCGGTGA